From Lysinibacillus sp. SGAir0095, the proteins below share one genomic window:
- a CDS encoding GNAT family N-acetyltransferase, with protein MLLESERLLIRQFTMDDVEEVYEYTSNPVVMKYIPEGVMTEEETKKFILENIEVKTEKYAVILKEENRLIGHIAFFRYFGEHTYEIGWVFNPEYYNRGFATEAADTILNYGFRKLKLHRIIATCQPENIPSYRIMEKIGMRREGYFKKCIPHELEWWDEYYYAILAEEWTL; from the coding sequence ATGCTTCTAGAGTCCGAAAGATTACTTATTAGACAATTTACTATGGATGACGTGGAGGAGGTTTATGAATACACTTCAAATCCGGTTGTAATGAAATATATTCCTGAAGGTGTCATGACCGAAGAGGAGACTAAAAAATTTATACTTGAGAATATCGAAGTCAAAACTGAGAAGTATGCAGTTATTTTAAAGGAAGAAAATCGCTTAATCGGACACATTGCATTTTTTAGGTATTTTGGAGAGCATACATATGAAATTGGTTGGGTGTTTAATCCTGAGTATTATAACAGAGGGTTTGCAACAGAAGCAGCCGATACTATATTAAACTATGGTTTTAGAAAACTTAAACTACACCGTATTATCGCAACATGCCAGCCAGAGAATATTCCATCCTATCGCATAATGGAGAAGATTGGAATGCGTAGAGAAGGGTACTTTAAAAAATGTATTCCGCATGAATTGGAGTGGTGGGATGAATATTATTATGCTATTTTAGCTGAAGAATGGACTTTATAA
- the pucD gene encoding xanthine dehydrogenase subunit D codes for MKSNIQVDKDRVRPDGVSKVTGSLKYLTDLTFPNMLYGKILRSSHPHAKILSIQTEEAENLPGVEAVLTYKDVPGMNRFGMIIPDQPVLCEERARYVGDAVAAIAATSIEIAEKALKLIQVEYEVLPIIDTPEKALLSNAIKLHPAGNICHRSSYSNGNITAAFEACEAIVEETYELPRQLHGYMETEGGVVVPQEDGGIYVYAATQHGFKDRFQLSRILGMPETMIRIISSPIGGSFGGKDELNIQPYAALLALKTNCPVKIHNTRAESIRASLKRHPMKITAKTGTDSTGKILAHQVKIIADKGAYATLGPAVLDFAVEHAAGPYIIPNIETEGISVYTNNGVTGEFRGFGGNQITFALEGQLDRLANVLDMDPIALRRMNLRKATDLGPLGHRIAPTDSAALVLNEIQKLSESSDHQQTASKWKRFGSGIAIAMHGGGLGFGRLDSAGGRLSLNKEGKIEISFGFEECGQGLLSVIENLVIEEVGCSPQDIKIVIGDTSVVPVSGSSTASRGTSIVWQSLQKMKEPFKKKIVEHVSSVLSIPHENLYLGDNGIWEIGKDNGPCMTYKECAEGLQDGTVITSFHFPVTPDAVNGGHFLYSFGGVKVNVEVDILSGKVKVISINHVISAGPVVSPNGFRGQIEGGGVMSLGYTMMEEVKMLKSQYVTHNFDSYLMPNIVDVPFDTNVYAIEDLYEGDNYGPRGVGEIGTIAITPAIVKAIHDAIGCWVTKLPISSEEILEKVESRGMLPWI; via the coding sequence ATGAAATCTAATATCCAAGTAGATAAGGATCGAGTGCGACCAGATGGAGTATCTAAAGTGACCGGCTCTCTAAAATATTTAACGGATTTGACTTTCCCAAATATGCTGTATGGCAAAATTCTAAGAAGTTCCCATCCCCACGCAAAAATTCTTTCTATTCAAACAGAAGAAGCAGAAAATCTTCCGGGTGTCGAGGCAGTACTTACATATAAAGACGTACCTGGAATGAACCGATTTGGGATGATTATTCCAGATCAGCCCGTCCTATGTGAGGAACGTGCTCGTTATGTAGGAGATGCAGTGGCTGCCATAGCTGCGACATCCATTGAAATTGCTGAAAAGGCACTAAAGCTTATACAAGTAGAGTATGAGGTTCTACCAATCATTGATACTCCGGAAAAAGCATTATTATCAAATGCTATTAAGCTGCACCCAGCTGGGAACATTTGTCATCGTTCATCTTATTCAAATGGTAATATCACGGCAGCATTCGAAGCATGTGAAGCCATTGTTGAAGAAACCTATGAACTTCCAAGACAGCTACATGGTTATATGGAAACAGAAGGAGGGGTCGTAGTTCCACAAGAAGATGGAGGAATTTACGTATACGCAGCAACTCAGCACGGTTTTAAGGATCGCTTCCAGCTTTCTCGAATTCTTGGGATGCCTGAGACTATGATAAGGATCATTTCTAGTCCCATTGGAGGTTCATTTGGGGGGAAGGATGAATTAAATATCCAGCCTTATGCTGCTCTTCTAGCGCTGAAAACAAATTGCCCGGTAAAAATACACAACACTAGAGCGGAATCTATTCGAGCCAGCTTGAAGCGCCATCCGATGAAAATTACTGCGAAAACAGGAACAGATTCCACGGGTAAGATCCTTGCGCACCAAGTAAAAATCATCGCTGATAAAGGTGCTTATGCCACACTCGGTCCTGCTGTACTTGACTTTGCTGTTGAGCACGCTGCAGGACCATATATCATTCCTAATATAGAAACAGAAGGAATCTCTGTTTATACGAATAATGGGGTGACAGGTGAATTTAGAGGATTTGGCGGGAATCAAATCACTTTTGCACTAGAAGGTCAGTTGGATCGTTTAGCTAATGTGTTGGATATGGATCCTATAGCGCTAAGAAGAATGAATTTAAGGAAAGCTACGGACTTAGGACCATTAGGGCATCGTATTGCCCCGACGGATAGTGCGGCCTTAGTCTTAAACGAAATTCAAAAGCTTAGTGAGTCATCTGATCATCAACAAACAGCTTCGAAATGGAAACGCTTCGGATCGGGCATTGCCATTGCCATGCATGGAGGAGGACTAGGATTCGGTCGACTAGACAGTGCAGGTGGAAGGCTCTCATTGAATAAAGAGGGAAAAATCGAAATTTCCTTTGGATTTGAAGAATGTGGCCAGGGATTACTCTCTGTTATTGAAAACCTTGTTATTGAAGAGGTTGGCTGTAGCCCGCAGGATATCAAAATTGTTATTGGCGATACATCTGTTGTTCCTGTATCAGGGTCATCAACAGCCTCTAGAGGAACAAGTATCGTATGGCAATCATTACAAAAAATGAAAGAACCTTTTAAAAAGAAAATTGTTGAACATGTTTCATCTGTTCTCTCGATACCACATGAAAATTTATACCTTGGTGATAATGGTATTTGGGAAATTGGAAAAGACAATGGACCGTGTATGACCTATAAAGAATGTGCGGAAGGTTTACAAGATGGAACGGTTATCACGAGTTTTCATTTCCCTGTGACTCCCGATGCTGTGAATGGTGGTCATTTTTTATATTCCTTCGGTGGAGTAAAGGTAAATGTAGAAGTAGATATCCTATCGGGTAAAGTCAAGGTAATTTCCATTAATCATGTCATTTCTGCTGGACCAGTTGTAAGTCCAAATGGGTTCAGAGGTCAGATTGAAGGTGGAGGAGTCATGTCTTTAGGGTACACAATGATGGAAGAAGTAAAAATGCTCAAGTCTCAATACGTTACCCATAACTTTGATTCTTATTTAATGCCAAATATCGTGGATGTTCCATTTGATACAAATGTCTATGCCATTGAGGATTTGTATGAGGGAGACAACTATGGCCCACGAGGGGTTGGAGAAATTGGCACCATTGCCATAACACCAGCAATTGTTAAAGCGATTCATGACGCCATAGGTTGTTGGGTAACAAAATTACCAATCTCATCGGAAGAGATTCTTGAGAAAGTTGAGTCAAGGGGGATGCTGCCATGGATTTAA
- a CDS encoding FAD binding domain-containing protein: MANQVDSWNVKSPIILIPTTIEKAIELKKQYGSEAEFVSGATLLQLQWMNGRNIPDYLISLEQITELKSVQFDLQKGELSIGAITPLGSYLTNTILKEFPIICNALTTIAAPGVRNRGTIGGNIMGGIGDLIPFLLALNAKLVFQDEKQVNEMMAWDWLNQSTNKGQLLTYILIPLDKDILENYTFYRKIGRRETFTAAILTVSGKIKWDESSNIVDVKIAIGGGDNKPLRLEKTEQFIIGKKGEELDWKTIYSVITQEFIAAEDAFVTSNYRKKVAANLIVAELQSQFSQSGNNRGVKL, translated from the coding sequence ATGGCTAATCAGGTAGATTCATGGAACGTCAAGTCACCGATTATCTTAATTCCTACAACAATAGAAAAAGCAATTGAATTGAAGAAACAGTATGGTTCAGAAGCGGAATTTGTTTCCGGAGCAACTTTATTACAATTGCAATGGATGAATGGCCGAAATATACCAGATTACCTTATAAGTCTTGAGCAAATAACGGAATTAAAATCCGTTCAATTTGATCTGCAAAAAGGAGAACTATCAATCGGGGCTATAACACCTCTGGGAAGTTATCTAACCAATACCATATTAAAAGAGTTTCCTATTATTTGTAATGCATTAACAACAATTGCAGCACCAGGGGTTCGAAATCGGGGAACTATCGGAGGCAATATTATGGGAGGGATTGGGGACTTAATACCATTCCTACTTGCATTAAATGCAAAACTAGTATTTCAAGATGAAAAGCAAGTAAATGAAATGATGGCCTGGGATTGGTTGAACCAATCAACAAACAAAGGCCAGCTATTAACCTATATATTGATTCCATTAGATAAAGACATTTTGGAAAATTATACATTCTATCGCAAAATTGGAAGACGAGAAACTTTTACTGCTGCAATTTTAACAGTGTCTGGAAAAATAAAATGGGATGAATCAAGCAATATAGTTGATGTGAAAATTGCCATCGGAGGGGGAGACAACAAACCGCTACGCTTGGAAAAGACAGAACAATTCATTATAGGAAAAAAGGGCGAAGAATTAGACTGGAAGACTATTTATTCTGTGATAACGCAGGAATTTATAGCGGCCGAGGATGCCTTCGTAACAAGTAATTATCGAAAAAAAGTGGCTGCAAATCTTATTGTTGCTGAGCTTCAAAGTCAGTTCAGTCAAAGTGGAAACAATAGAGGAGTGAAACTATGA
- a CDS encoding dihydrofolate reductase: MISLIVAHDRNRVIGYENKMPWHLPGELQYFKEQTMGKPMIMGRKTFDSIGRPLPGRRNIVITRNANYQVEGVEVATSLEEALKLAGNEEEIMIIGGEQIFKLALPIADRLYITHIEHDFNGDTFFPIYGNQWILVSKSDPIETPNAYSYTYCIYERNQ, encoded by the coding sequence ATGATTTCACTAATAGTAGCTCACGACAGAAATCGAGTAATCGGTTATGAAAATAAAATGCCTTGGCATCTACCAGGGGAACTGCAATATTTTAAAGAACAAACGATGGGGAAACCAATGATAATGGGCAGAAAAACCTTTGATTCTATTGGTAGACCGTTGCCAGGAAGAAGAAATATTGTGATAACCCGAAATGCAAACTATCAAGTAGAAGGGGTCGAAGTAGCCACAAGTTTGGAAGAAGCTTTGAAGTTAGCTGGTAATGAAGAGGAAATCATGATTATCGGTGGTGAACAGATTTTTAAACTGGCACTGCCAATTGCCGATCGCCTATATATTACTCATATTGAACATGACTTTAATGGAGACACATTCTTCCCGATATACGGTAACCAATGGATATTGGTTTCAAAAAGTGACCCTATTGAGACACCTAATGCTTATAGTTATACCTATTGTATTTATGAAAGAAATCAATAA
- a CDS encoding (2Fe-2S)-binding protein, translated as MDLNNEVLENPIATNIEPMIKLTFTVNEEQYEIQTSPTEKLIHILREQLNLAGTKISCGIGRCGACSVLLDGELVNACLVMAYQVNGKSITTIEGIGGVTFDEVQEAFLTEGGFQCGYCTSGMIIAVKYLLALNPTPTETDIKEALAGNLCRCTGYGGIIRSVQSLSAKNGGI; from the coding sequence ATGGATTTAAACAATGAAGTATTAGAAAATCCGATTGCTACGAATATTGAGCCTATGATCAAACTAACATTTACGGTTAATGAGGAACAATATGAGATTCAAACATCTCCAACTGAAAAGCTAATCCATATTTTGAGAGAGCAATTGAATTTAGCAGGAACAAAAATCTCCTGTGGAATTGGTCGGTGTGGAGCCTGTAGTGTTTTGCTGGATGGTGAATTAGTGAATGCTTGTTTAGTTATGGCCTATCAAGTAAACGGCAAATCAATTACAACAATTGAAGGAATTGGAGGCGTTACATTTGATGAAGTACAAGAAGCCTTTTTAACAGAAGGCGGTTTTCAATGTGGCTATTGTACATCAGGAATGATAATCGCGGTGAAGTATCTTCTAGCCTTAAATCCGACACCTACCGAAACGGATATAAAAGAGGCACTCGCTGGAAATCTATGCAGATGTACTGGGTATGGTGGGATTATTCGTTCTGTACAAAGCTTATCAGCTAAAAATGGGGGGATTTAA
- a CDS encoding RNA methyltransferase, translating to MNKLKTQSTYIYTYVHHKNEHDLCRMEMRSFFGFDTQQNYLFSDLAVDPSRSPFMEERLEVMYEAETISDIKNLIKDMKVSASSYKVYCFNRMDIGETKKIPHPERRLMERELGLIINGEPDLDNPEIVFGLVSINNRWYFGKHSKSVSVWREHVHKPNSYSTALNTRVARAIANIAVPDPIEIRAIDPCCGIGTVVVEALSMGINIEGRDINPIVCKGARENIAYFNLKGTITKGPISEVNDHYDVCIIDLPYNLYTHISREEQIDIIKQARRISDKCLIVTIETIDDLIEEVGFKITDCCITKKHLFVRQILLCE from the coding sequence TTGAATAAACTAAAAACTCAAAGTACATATATTTATACCTATGTACATCATAAAAATGAACATGATCTCTGTCGAATGGAGATGCGTTCATTTTTCGGCTTCGACACTCAGCAAAACTATTTATTTAGCGATTTAGCCGTAGACCCTAGTCGTAGCCCTTTCATGGAAGAACGTCTAGAAGTCATGTATGAGGCGGAGACCATATCAGATATAAAAAACTTGATTAAGGATATGAAAGTCAGTGCCTCCTCCTATAAAGTATACTGTTTTAACAGAATGGATATAGGAGAAACAAAGAAAATCCCTCATCCTGAGCGCAGGCTAATGGAACGTGAACTTGGTTTAATCATCAATGGAGAACCTGATTTGGACAATCCCGAGATTGTATTTGGATTGGTTTCAATTAATAATAGATGGTATTTTGGAAAACATAGTAAAAGTGTATCGGTTTGGCGTGAGCATGTACATAAGCCTAATAGTTATTCTACAGCATTAAACACAAGGGTCGCTCGAGCAATTGCCAATATAGCTGTTCCAGACCCAATTGAAATCCGTGCTATTGATCCCTGCTGCGGGATTGGAACTGTAGTAGTTGAAGCGCTATCAATGGGAATCAATATAGAAGGTCGAGATATTAACCCTATTGTGTGTAAGGGGGCACGAGAAAATATTGCATATTTCAATCTAAAAGGAACGATAACAAAAGGTCCTATTTCTGAAGTTAACGATCATTATGATGTTTGTATCATTGATTTACCGTACAATCTTTATACACATATTTCACGGGAAGAACAGATTGACATCATTAAACAAGCTAGACGAATCTCAGATAAATGCTTGATTGTTACTATTGAAACCATTGATGACTTGATTGAAGAAGTAGGCTTTAAAATCACCGACTGTTGTATTACGAAAAAACATTTGTTTGTCAGACAGATTCTATTATGTGAATAA
- a CDS encoding thymidylate synthase → MQHPDSSYLNLVQHILENGVKKEDRTGTGTISIFGHQMRFDLSKGFPLLTTKRVPFKLVASELLWFIKGDTNIRYLLENNNHIWDEWAFKKWVESNQYTGPDMKNFGLRAVQDAEFATLLAEQMDIFNEKVLNDDEFAKQFGDLGPVYGKQWRSWPTPNGESLDQLKKVINQIKNNPDSRRLIVTAWNPSEVDDMALPPCHAFFQFYVAEGKLSCQLYQRSADVFLGVPFNIASYALLTHLIAHECGLEVGEFVHSFGDAHIYLNHTDQVNEQLSRNPKDLPTVKINTDKASIFDMELEDITLENYNPHPSIKAPIAV, encoded by the coding sequence ATGCAGCATCCAGATTCAAGTTATTTAAATTTAGTACAACATATTTTAGAAAATGGTGTTAAAAAAGAAGATAGAACTGGAACCGGTACAATTAGTATTTTTGGTCATCAAATGAGATTTGATTTATCAAAGGGCTTTCCATTATTAACAACGAAGCGTGTACCTTTTAAGCTCGTAGCAAGTGAATTGCTGTGGTTTATCAAAGGGGACACAAATATTCGTTATTTGTTAGAAAATAATAATCATATCTGGGATGAATGGGCCTTTAAAAAATGGGTTGAGTCTAATCAGTATACCGGACCGGATATGAAAAACTTTGGTTTACGTGCCGTTCAGGACGCAGAATTTGCAACACTACTGGCAGAACAAATGGATATTTTTAACGAAAAAGTTTTGAATGACGATGAGTTTGCAAAACAATTTGGAGATTTAGGTCCAGTTTACGGAAAACAATGGCGTTCATGGCCAACTCCAAATGGTGAATCACTTGATCAATTAAAGAAAGTAATTAATCAAATTAAAAACAATCCAGATTCACGCCGCCTCATTGTGACTGCATGGAACCCGTCAGAAGTAGACGATATGGCACTACCGCCTTGTCATGCGTTTTTCCAATTCTATGTTGCAGAAGGCAAGCTTTCTTGTCAATTATACCAGCGTAGTGCAGACGTATTTTTAGGTGTACCGTTTAACATTGCATCTTACGCATTGTTGACACATCTCATTGCCCATGAATGTGGATTAGAAGTAGGGGAGTTTGTACATAGCTTTGGTGATGCTCATATTTATTTAAATCATACAGATCAGGTAAATGAACAGCTATCAAGAAATCCAAAAGATTTACCAACAGTAAAGATTAATACTGACAAAGCATCTATTTTTGATATGGAACTGGAGGATATTACGTTGGAAAACTATAATCCACATCCATCTATCAAGGCACCAATTGCCGTTTAG
- a CDS encoding diguanylate cyclase — MKYEKKEVGFTLEVEALNHNLKRVSLMNKIYMTVLVTIIIIIYTMEMVPSIQYNSQESIGWIQYFILLIIHLIYVYLLDIRKIKVTESNYKPNKLLLHSFLAFSLNISAFLPIHSHNLIHPIFLYTIILFSSIPFLVSKSKEILILLSVSSIILLLELGMLYGNEANFPFQALYIFTLLTLSFLISKSTYIDYFDSQELRFEKEKEVQYLQNLNELLKEANRQLEKEATLDPLTNLYNRRAYNAYLIELQQSILESPQSISVIMVDVDCFKLYNDTYGHFEGDIVLSKIGRLLHEISMEYQCFAGRWGGEEFVLILPNVIEEIVQNICYQIKEGVSELNIEHQSSTIDTVVTVSIGACTKMIMELNEIFECISEADEALYAVKENGRNSFEYRHQIHVL, encoded by the coding sequence ATGAAATATGAGAAAAAAGAAGTAGGATTTACTCTTGAAGTTGAAGCGCTAAATCATAATCTTAAAAGAGTCAGTCTTATGAATAAAATATATATGACAGTCCTCGTTACTATAATTATCATTATTTATACGATGGAAATGGTTCCTTCTATCCAATATAATAGCCAAGAATCTATTGGATGGATACAATATTTTATCTTACTGATTATACATTTAATTTATGTCTATTTGCTCGATATAAGAAAAATTAAGGTAACTGAGAGTAATTATAAACCGAATAAACTATTGCTCCATTCATTTTTAGCATTTTCCTTGAATATATCAGCATTTCTTCCCATCCATAGTCATAATCTCATTCATCCTATATTTCTTTATACAATAATATTATTCTCAAGCATTCCTTTTTTAGTAAGTAAATCAAAAGAAATACTTATTTTACTCTCTGTTTCAAGTATCATACTTTTACTAGAATTAGGAATGCTTTATGGAAATGAGGCTAATTTTCCTTTTCAGGCTCTTTATATCTTTACGTTATTAACATTATCGTTTCTCATATCAAAATCCACCTATATTGACTATTTTGATTCTCAAGAACTTCGTTTCGAAAAGGAGAAAGAAGTTCAATATTTACAAAATCTTAATGAACTGTTAAAAGAAGCAAATCGACAGCTTGAAAAAGAAGCTACACTGGATCCTTTAACAAACTTATATAATCGTAGAGCGTACAATGCTTATTTAATCGAACTTCAACAAAGTATCTTAGAATCACCACAATCCATTTCAGTGATTATGGTGGATGTGGATTGTTTTAAGTTATATAACGATACATATGGTCATTTTGAAGGTGATATTGTTTTAAGTAAGATTGGGAGACTCCTGCATGAAATTTCTATGGAATATCAATGTTTTGCAGGGCGATGGGGAGGAGAAGAATTTGTTTTAATTTTACCCAACGTGATAGAGGAAATTGTACAAAATATTTGTTATCAAATTAAAGAAGGTGTCTCCGAGTTAAACATTGAGCATCAGTCCTCAACAATTGACACAGTAGTGACGGTGAGTATAGGAGCTTGTACGAAAATGATAATGGAATTAAATGAAATTTTTGAATGTATAAGTGAAGCGGATGAAGCACTGTACGCTGTCAAAGAAAATGGCAGAAATAGTTTCGAATATCGACATCAAATTCATGTCTTGTAG
- the moaC gene encoding cyclic pyranopterin monophosphate synthase MoaC yields the protein MSKLTHFNEQGRAQMVDISEKKETVRTAIALSSIKINQDIYDEIINGKNKKGDVLAVAQIAGIMAAKQTANIIPMCHPISLTGVNISFDWNVDEEASIYEITIQAEVKTKGSTGVEMEALTAVSATALTIYDMCKAVDKNMIIGPTMLMNKTGGKNGEFLR from the coding sequence ATGTCGAAATTAACACATTTCAATGAACAAGGAAGAGCACAAATGGTTGATATATCTGAAAAAAAAGAGACAGTTAGAACGGCGATCGCCCTCTCTTCTATAAAGATCAATCAAGATATTTATGATGAAATAATAAATGGCAAGAATAAAAAAGGTGATGTACTTGCAGTTGCACAGATAGCAGGTATTATGGCTGCCAAGCAAACCGCCAACATTATTCCTATGTGCCATCCGATTTCTTTAACAGGGGTCAATATCTCATTTGATTGGAATGTAGATGAGGAAGCATCTATATATGAAATTACAATTCAAGCAGAAGTAAAAACAAAAGGATCTACTGGTGTTGAAATGGAGGCATTAACAGCTGTTTCTGCTACTGCGTTAACCATTTATGACATGTGTAAAGCAGTAGATAAAAATATGATTATCGGGCCAACCATGTTAATGAATAAAACAGGTGGAAAAAATGGAGAGTTTTTACGCTAA
- a CDS encoding RAxF-45 family protein, whose product MNTLAVTTCVNNDRFLYFSRVITFDFATNGIRMPFFRQINRKHS is encoded by the coding sequence ATGAATACTTTAGCTGTGACGACATGTGTAAATAATGACCGTTTCCTTTATTTTTCACGTGTCATTACTTTCGATTTTGCGACTAACGGGATTCGTATGCCCTTTTTTAGACAAATAAATCGAAAACACAGCTGA
- the abc-f gene encoding ribosomal protection-like ABC-F family protein, which yields MEEITVSIKAENITKIYGGTVIFEGLTMEIHNGERVAIVGRNGCGKTTLLKLLANIDTPDVGRIIKKKGSTIGYLHQIPPYKNVLSINVLKEAFTSIITLSEQMHLLEQQMASAVDLDKLLKQYGEIQEQFILQGGYEIEAKIQMIANGLGITPLLQTPFHLLSGGEKTKVMLGQILLLNPHILLLDEPTNHLDMNAIEWLEDYLKNYDGTLIVVSHDRQFMNAVVSKIIEIENGEPYSYVGNYNDYVRNREARILSEFAQYEEQQKKIAKMKETIKRLKQWANEANPPNAALHRRAKSMEKALARIELVKKPVVSKKMQLKLEANERSGKDVVLFENVTKQYAKVLFEEISLQLRWQDRLAIVGLNGTGKSTLLKMVTEEVIPDLGNVIVGSNVKIGYLSQAFVYEEVNARLIDVFRKEVSITEGEARHTLAKFLFYGYDVFKKVKDLSGGEKMRLRLAQLMYEDINFLILDEPTNHLDIESREVLEETVQHFNGTVLAVSHDRFFLNLLFQRIAWLENQKLFLYEGNYHWAREKHSERIINEIPKSHDVAEVSKSQKTISIPIDEQIEQLENKIAVVKVRYNENNRLNDLIELEKLENQLDELLSIWINE from the coding sequence ATGGAGGAAATCACAGTGTCAATAAAAGCAGAAAATATAACTAAAATTTACGGTGGTACCGTTATCTTTGAAGGATTAACAATGGAAATTCATAATGGTGAGCGTGTAGCAATAGTAGGACGAAATGGCTGTGGCAAAACGACTCTTCTAAAGCTTTTAGCCAATATAGATACGCCTGATGTTGGAAGAATTATTAAAAAGAAAGGGTCAACTATTGGATACTTGCATCAAATCCCGCCTTATAAAAATGTACTTTCGATCAATGTACTTAAAGAAGCTTTTACATCCATTATTACATTATCGGAACAAATGCATCTCCTGGAGCAACAGATGGCAAGTGCTGTGGATCTTGATAAACTCCTAAAACAATATGGCGAAATACAAGAACAGTTTATTCTACAGGGAGGCTACGAAATTGAAGCCAAAATTCAAATGATTGCAAATGGTTTAGGGATTACTCCCTTATTACAAACTCCGTTTCACCTATTAAGTGGAGGAGAAAAAACAAAGGTCATGCTCGGGCAAATTCTATTATTAAATCCACATATATTACTACTGGACGAACCGACTAACCATCTTGATATGAATGCAATCGAATGGCTTGAGGATTATTTAAAAAATTATGATGGCACCTTGATCGTTGTCTCTCATGATCGTCAATTTATGAACGCAGTGGTTTCGAAAATAATTGAGATTGAAAATGGTGAGCCTTACTCATATGTCGGAAATTATAATGATTATGTAAGAAATAGAGAAGCTAGGATCCTAAGTGAATTTGCTCAATATGAGGAACAACAAAAGAAAATTGCGAAGATGAAAGAAACAATAAAAAGACTAAAACAATGGGCAAATGAAGCAAATCCACCAAATGCTGCCCTGCACCGCAGAGCTAAAAGTATGGAAAAAGCATTAGCTAGAATTGAGCTTGTAAAAAAACCGGTTGTATCTAAAAAGATGCAGCTAAAACTAGAAGCAAATGAACGAAGCGGTAAAGATGTCGTTCTATTTGAAAATGTTACAAAGCAATATGCCAAAGTTTTGTTTGAAGAGATTTCACTTCAATTGCGCTGGCAGGATCGCCTGGCAATCGTCGGTTTAAACGGTACTGGTAAATCCACTTTACTAAAGATGGTCACAGAAGAAGTCATCCCTGATTTAGGAAATGTTATAGTTGGAAGTAATGTGAAAATAGGATATCTATCTCAAGCCTTTGTTTATGAAGAGGTAAATGCTCGTTTAATTGATGTTTTCCGAAAGGAAGTATCCATCACTGAAGGTGAAGCTCGTCACACGTTAGCTAAGTTTTTATTTTACGGCTATGATGTGTTTAAGAAAGTGAAAGACCTAAGTGGTGGCGAGAAAATGAGGCTGCGCTTAGCTCAACTTATGTATGAGGATATAAATTTTCTTATTCTTGATGAACCAACGAACCATTTGGATATTGAATCGAGAGAGGTATTAGAAGAGACTGTACAGCATTTTAATGGTACCGTGTTAGCCGTCTCACACGATCGCTTTTTCCTAAATCTGCTTTTCCAACGTATAGCCTGGTTAGAAAATCAAAAACTGTTCTTATATGAAGGCAATTATCACTGGGCTCGAGAAAAACATAGCGAACGTATAATCAATGAAATTCCAAAGTCTCATGATGTTGCCGAAGTATCAAAGAGTCAAAAGACTATAAGCATCCCGATTGATGAACAAATTGAGCAATTAGAGAATAAAATTGCTGTAGTAAAGGTTCGATATAACGAGAACAATCGGCTAAATGACCTAATAGAGCTGGAAAAACTCGAAAATCAACTTGATGAGCTCCTATCCATATGGATAAATGAATAG